CGGGTGCAGGCCATGCCTGCCGGCCCGCTTCTTCTCCTCCGGTCTCCCGGCTTCCGTCCGCTCTGTCGCCGGTGATCCATGCCGTCATCCGCGCATATCGGGCATCCCGCACGAGGGCGAGGTGTCGATCATTTGTTCGAAAAAGTGGGTGGCGTGGTGCCGTGAAGGTTGCGGTTTTGTCGTATGCGGGTGCTAGTCTTCGCTGTAGTTAGAACGGATGTTCGAAAGGCGTTCGTTCTGGCCCCCGGGAGCGTGTTTCGCGGCGCGTCTCCGGGAGCGGCACCCGCGAAGTGCCGCATGCGTGGTCCGGGCATTCGCGGGTTCGGGCCTCGTGACAAGGCAGGCCGCCGCTCACTGCCCCCGACCCCCGGTGGTGGGCGGCGGACCCGCCGGCAGTGTCCGGCCGGGTGTGGTGTGGGGAAGCTTCACATCCGGCCGGTCTGCGGCCGGGGCTCCTACTGCCCGTGGGGCCCCGGCACCCGGCCTTGTCGGCCGGCCCGGTCGTCCGGTCGCTCCACGGAGGTGGCGGCGGCTCGGTCCCGGGGCGGCTCAGGTGTGGCCCGTTGCGACTTCCTCCGCAGCGGTCCGGTTCGGCCAGCACGTCGGATGCGGAACAGGCGAGGAGAAACGAGCATGGCGAGCACCACGGCCCCCGGCCTAATGCCGGCTCCCGGCCCAGCCCACACACCCGGCGCGAGTGCTCGGGTGGAGGCGCCCACGGTTCCGGCGCACATGTTGCCGCATCGCACTCCCGCGCAGCTGTTGGCGATTGCCCGGCAGGGACTGGCCGAGGCGGCGCACACCACCCCCGACGGCCTGCGATACGCGGCGGCCCATCTGGCCGCCCTGCGCGCGGCCGCGGCTCTGCTCGCCGCCCGGGCCCGCCCGGCCGCACCCGGGCGGCGGACCAGGGCGACCAGCGTCTGGTCGCTGCTGGTGATGGTCGCGCCGGAGTTCGGCGACTGGGCCGGCTATTTCGCTCTCGGCGCCGGCAAGCGAGCGGCCGCCGAGGCCGGCATCCCGCACGTGGTGACCGCCCGTGAGGCAGACGACCTGCTGCGCGCGGCCGAGCAGTTCGTCACGGTGGCGGAGTCCTCCCTCGGCATGTCCTACCAGCCACCGCTGGCGGCCTGACCACTTAGGACGGCCGGTTCCGACGCCTTGGAACTCTCGATTCCGCCGGCTCGACGACCGACTGAGGAGCGGACAGGCGACCCCACCCACGACTTGAGCCTGACGAGGCGGCCCGCA
This window of the Actinoplanes oblitus genome carries:
- a CDS encoding SAV_6107 family HEPN domain-containing protein, translating into MLPHRTPAQLLAIARQGLAEAAHTTPDGLRYAAAHLAALRAAAALLAARARPAAPGRRTRATSVWSLLVMVAPEFGDWAGYFALGAGKRAAAEAGIPHVVTAREADDLLRAAEQFVTVAESSLGMSYQPPLAA